The window AAGGTGAACACCTGCTGCTCCAGCTTCGATCATGCCTTTCATTAGTTCATAAACGTTCAGTGGTCCGCCGAAACCAGCTTCAGCATCTGCTACAATTGGCGCAAACCAGTCAAAACCGTCTACGCGCCCTTCCGAATGATCGATTTGATCAGCCCGTTGAAGTGCTTGGTTGATACGTTTGACAACTGACGGGACACTGTTTGCTGGATATAGACTTTGATCGGGATACATTTGGCCTGAAAGGTTTGCATCTGCCGCCACTTGCCAACCGCTTAGATAGATTGCTTGAAGTCCGGCTTTTACTTGTTGCACCGCCTGATTACCCGTTAACGCGCCAAGTGCATTGACGAAATCCTCTTCATGCAATGAATTCCATAAACGAGTTGCACCCTTAGTTGCCAATGTTTGTTCAATCATAACGGACCCACGAAGTTTCACAACATCTTCAGCAGTGTAAGGACGTTCAATTCCTTTCCATCTGCTATCCTCCGCCCAGCTTTTCTCCAATTGTGCAATCTGCTCTTGTCTAGTCATATCAACGTCACGCCTTCCAATTTTTTTTAACGTTCAGCTACTTATTGAAAAATAATTCTTTCGTACTGTTTCATAACAGCTGAAGTTGTTATACAGTAATATATAACAGAATACACAAAGTTGTCTGTACATTCTGACAAAATGTTGTTTTTTTAGGATGAACACGATTTTAGATCGATGAAACGAGTTCCATAGAAAACAAAGGAGGAGACAAATGTGATAAATGCGAATACGGAGATTGCGAGAGAAGTGTTGCAGCAATATGCTGCTATTTTGGAAGATTGGATACCGAAAGACGCAGCGGTGGCAATTGCGATAAGCGACTACTACATCTATTATGTGGAGGGCATTCATGATATCCGATTAAAAGAAGGGCAACCCGTGATGCCTGGCAGCATTGCGGATCAAGTAATTACCCATCGCCGAAAAGTGGATACAATCATGGATAACTCATTGTTCGGGATTCCCTATTATGGAATCGGCTACCCGATTGACCTCCAAGGAGAGCCGGCTGCGCTAATTGTCATCTTGCCACCGACTTATCATGTACTGCGCCATGAACCATTTCGTTTCCTTACAGGAAAACAGGATGAAGAATGGAGTCCTGTTCCAATTGAAGAGATAGCTTATATTGAAAGCTTGCAAAAGAAAACCTGGTTTTATGTTGATAATGAACAGTACTGTACCAGCTATACACTGAAGGATTTACAGTTGCGGCTTCCTACATCATTTGTTCGTATCCATCGGTCTTACATTGTTAACATTCCATTTATCCAACGTATTTCCAGAGATATCTCTTCAAATCTATTGATTACATTGAGGAATGGTTCAGAGTTGCCTGTTAGCCAAACT of the Sporosarcina sp. FSL K6-1508 genome contains:
- a CDS encoding LytR/AlgR family response regulator transcription factor — its product is MINANTEIAREVLQQYAAILEDWIPKDAAVAIAISDYYIYYVEGIHDIRLKEGQPVMPGSIADQVITHRRKVDTIMDNSLFGIPYYGIGYPIDLQGEPAALIVILPPTYHVLRHEPFRFLTGKQDEEWSPVPIEEIAYIESLQKKTWFYVDNEQYCTSYTLKDLQLRLPTSFVRIHRSYIVNIPFIQRISRDISSNLLITLRNGSELPVSQTYMTDVKKALGF